CATCCGTAATAGTGATATCATACTTGAGTACCCGGCCCTTTATATCCACGCCTTCACTATACCCTCACATACGCATACGCCGTCTCAGGTATCGACCCATATATAAACACTTCGTTCAGGGCAAACGGCAGGTATACTCCATCACCAGTTCCGTCAACACCGGTCGATGACACGGCCAATCCCAGTGTCGCCTGCAACGCACTATCCATCAGGCTCGGATGCAGCACATACTGCCCCGACACATCTCTGACACTCTCCGGCATAATCAACCTCGCCAGGACCTCACGCTCATTATAACGCAGGGCTTCTATCCCATGGAACGAAGGGCCATAGCTCAACCCCCGGCTGGAAAACGCCTTGTAACACCCCGGCCCATCTATCTCACCATCACACCTTGATCGGATGGCCCCGAGATCAAGAGTTTTTCCTCTCATATCTCCATAATCCCCGGTCTCAAGAATACCCTGGGAATGTACCACACGCTCATCACCCTCTGTGTGTGTACTCACCTCAAAAGAGATATTGCTGTTCTCAGGATATAGACTTATCGACAACTCCTGAGCAGCACTATCGACACGGACAGGACGGGCCCATACGATGTTCCTGATCCCGGTAATATCACCCTTAGACGCAGCACTTCCCGCCGCACGTGCCATCTCTACATACACCACCCCAGGCAAGACCTTCTCGTCATTTATGCGATGGTCACTTAAGAAAAACTCCTTTCCTGTCAATCGCGTTGTAAACTGTTGTTCTGTTAAATCTGATGTGTTGCGATGCAATAACGGATGAATTACCTCCGATATCTGATTATTGATAACCGATCTCTGGTTACCACCGTCCGGGACCCAGCAGCGCTCCCTTGCAAACGGATACGTCGGCAGGCTGATACGACATGGTTTATGTTCACCATAAAGAAGGTCCCAGTCCAATACCAGGCCTTTCACCCATAACTCTGCCAACTTGCTGAGCTTGCCCTTGGCTATCCATTTGTCTATCGCCTCCTGAAGGTCATCATCTACCGCAAACACGGACAAAACATCCTTGTTCCTTTTCACCTCACCTGTATAACAATCTTCTATACCCTCTTTGCCTGCAGCAAAGGCTTCCAATTGATTTATAAGGTCTTTGTTATCCTTAACCAGAAAGGCAGCACGACTGTCCATTGCTTCACGTCCCACCTGTAAGGTATAGGCAATATCTGCAAGGTGACATTCATATGATTCATCCTTCTCTTGCTCCTTGACAAATGAAAGCAGTCTTTCAGCATATCCTTTTAGTCGTTCCTGATTCCTGGCTGATAGAACAACCAACGCTTGTCGTGATGCATTAATTTTTATCAGAGGTCGACTCTGGACTTGCGCTGGAATGTATTCTTCGATAATTACATGGGCATTCGAACCTCCTGCCCCAAAGGAAGAAATGCCTGCTATCCTAGGACATTCCTTCTCATGTCCATTATCTTTAATTACAGGTCTTTCCCATGCGGAAAAATCCTGCTGAACCACAAAAGGAGTTTGACTAAAATCAATATTGGGATTTAAAGTCTCAGAGTGCAACGATGGTACAAGCTTGCGGTACTTAAGTTGTAGTAAAACCTTGGTAAGACCCGCTATCCCTGCCGCTGATTCACAATGCCCAATGTTCGATTTAACCGAACCAATAGCACAAAACTGCCTGTCATTAGTAAATGTCTGATACATCTTAGACAGCCCTGCTATCTCAATGGGATCGCCTAGCGATGTTCCTGTCCCATGGGCTTCAATATAACTTATATACCGTGGATCAACCCTCGCTTCTTTAATAGCTTCTCCAATCACATCTCTCTGGGCATTGGGATTAGGCACTGTATACCCATTGGTCTTACCACCATGATTTACGGCAGCGCCCTTAATAACAGCATAGATATGATCTCCATCATTAATGGCCTTTTGCAATGGCTTTAATAACACACAGCCTACTCCTTCTCCAGGTATGAACCCGTCACCTCCTACACCAAAGCTTTGACAACGACCCTTGTTTGATAGAAATTTTCCCTGTTTGAGCATAATAAATTTGTTGGGATGGACAGACACATTCACTCCTCCAGCTAATGCCAATTTAGAATCACCCCTTTTCAAACTTTGACATGCTAGATGGATTGCTGTCAACGACGAAGAACACATTGTATCAACCGCTATACTTGGACCATGAAAATTACAGAAATAAGACACCCGGTTGGCAATACTTGAAGGGCTAGATGAGAAGGCCATCAATTTACCTTTCAGGCTCTCTTCAATACCGTAGAATTGATACTCTTCGTACATCACACCAACATACACACCAACATTGCCTTTCTGATTCTGCAGGCATTCCCTTGTATAGCCTGCATCTTCCAGTGTTTCCCATGCTGTTTCAAGAAATAACCGCTCCTGAGGGTCTATGATCTCTGCCTCACGTGGAGAAATATTGAAAAACAACGGATCAAACCTATCTACATCATCAATAAATCCACCATACATTCCACAGGTCAAATCAACCCCGCTTTTATCATGCTTAAAATATTTACTATGCTCCCAGCGTTCT
This genomic interval from Candidatus Scalindua japonica contains the following:
- a CDS encoding polyketide synthase dehydratase domain-containing protein — translated: MRGKTLDLGAIRSRCDGEIDGPGCYKAFSSRGLSYGPSFHGIEALRYNEREVLARLIMPESVRDVSGQYVLHPSLMDSALQATLGLAVSSTGVDGTGDGVYLPFALNEVFIYGSIPETAYAYVRV